The nucleotide sequence TATGATTCCTAACCTCCTCACAAGCTGCGACAGCATATGAGGAAAGTTCAGCCATATCGCCAACTAAAGACAACAGTTCATCCTTTTTTCCTGTAACTTGCTGAATATCTTGATGAACATCCGAAACAGCTTCCTTCATTTTATCCATAAGGGCAGAGTTTTCCTGAAAAATAGCATTTGCTTGTTTAACTGCTTTTGTTTGTTTGGAAAAGTTTTCCTTTGTTTGGTATATTTGCGCAATAGCCTGTTCGGAGCCCTCGTGAATATTGACAATCATTCCTTTAATTTCTTGTGCTGCATAATTAGATTGTTCAGCAAGCTTGCGAACTTCTTGAGCGACGACAGAAAAACCCTTTCCATGCTCACCAGCTCTCGCTGCTTCAATGCTGGCGTTGAGTGCAAGCAAATTTGTTTGAGAAGATATATCAGTGATGGCTTGAACAATGTTTCCAATTTCCTCGATTTTACAACCAAGCTCTGTTATTACCTCTTCTGTTGTATCAATAAACCTTTCAGATATATGATTTGATTCTTGTAAATATTGAATTTGATCAAAACCGGCCCGGTTCGCCCGCCCGGCATCTTCAGCAAAAGCTGCCATGATCTCTGCTTTTGCTGAAACAGCATTAATAATTTCTCCAAATTCCCCTGACTGTTCCTTTGCCTTTCTTGCTTCCTCTGCTGAACGCACAGCCCCTGCCGCAATTTCATTAATAGCTGCAAATGTTTGCTCACTGGCCCGACTGGAGTCTTTAGCTGTTAATGTTAATTCATTCATGGATTCTCTTACATTATGAGCTGACTGTGAAACTACTACGATAATATGGCTCATGCTGTCGATCATGTTGTTAAAGCTATAACCAAGTTGTGCAACTTCATCCCGGCCTTTTACTTTTACTTTCGTATGTAAGTTTCCTTTAGCTACCTCACCAACAGACTGATTCAGCTTCTCAATTGGTTTGGTGATTTTGGAAGATAAATAGTAAATAAAAATGATAATAACGAGCAATATAGAAAGAGCAGTAACAATTAATATATCTCGGATCCCCTTCGAAACGCTCAATAATTCGCTTTCCTGGTAGACAGCGCCTGCCTTCCAATGTGTGCGGTCAATCGTCTCATAAACAAATAATTCTTTTCCCTTTTCATCCCCCACAATACCGCTTTCCTTCCCGCTGTCAGCCACTTGCTTAAACAAAGGGAAGTTTGTTAAGTTCTTGCCTTTTTCTTTTGGATGCACAATGGCACCCCCGTTTTTTGCCATAATAATCGGGTAACCCTCATAGCCAATTTTTAAATCATTAATATGGTTAGTTAAGCTTGTCAAATTAATGTCTGCGCCAATGACTCCCAGCCATTGATCTCCCCTATACACTGCTTTAGAAACAGTAATTACATACGCACCGGATTTATTTTGATAAGGATCACTCCAAGCGGTCAACTTCGGCTTTTGTTTAGCAGCTTTAAACCATTCTTCTACAGTAGGATCGTAATTTGCCGGCAAACTAACTGCTGGAGCCATTTTAAATTGCTTGTCAGGGGATACATAATAAACAGTGAGTACATCCTTATATAAATAAGTATATTCATTTAAAATTTCTTGCAGCCCTCTCTCTGCTGCCTGCTTCTCTTTTATTGCAGCAGAATCTGTTATGCTTTCTCCGTAAGCTGTTACTTGTTCGCTTGCTGAAAGCAGCTGAATGCTTTCCTCGTACTTTCTTAAGAATTGCTGAATAGAATGCTCCAGTTCCTTCACAATGCCTTTCGTCTGCTGCATTACATCCCCTTTAGTCTTTTCT is from Bacillus sp. PK3_68 and encodes:
- a CDS encoding methyl-accepting chemotaxis protein translates to MNPPFIKLIIVLQPVNITLGTKDYNRRIMRGKVGLKLKSIRLKFIVPISILIIFSFSFLIFFIGWQAEEKTKGDVMQQTKGIVKELEHSIQQFLRKYEESIQLLSASEQVTAYGESITDSAAIKEKQAAERGLQEILNEYTYLYKDVLTVYYVSPDKQFKMAPAVSLPANYDPTVEEWFKAAKQKPKLTAWSDPYQNKSGAYVITVSKAVYRGDQWLGVIGADINLTSLTNHINDLKIGYEGYPIIMAKNGGAIVHPKEKGKNLTNFPLFKQVADSGKESGIVGDEKGKELFVYETIDRTHWKAGAVYQESELLSVSKGIRDILIVTALSILLVIIIFIYYLSSKITKPIEKLNQSVGEVAKGNLHTKVKVKGRDEVAQLGYSFNNMIDSMSHIIVVVSQSAHNVRESMNELTLTAKDSSRASEQTFAAINEIAAGAVRSAEEARKAKEQSGEFGEIINAVSAKAEIMAAFAEDAGRANRAGFDQIQYLQESNHISERFIDTTEEVITELGCKIEEIGNIVQAITDISSQTNLLALNASIEAARAGEHGKGFSVVAQEVRKLAEQSNYAAQEIKGMIVNIHEGSEQAIAQIYQTKENFSKQTKAVKQANAIFQENSALMDKMKEAVSDVHQDIQQVTGKKDELLSLVGDMAELSSYAVAACEEVRNHTDNQVQTVQSVTTAAEKLNELNRELLESIHHFNL